A single Epinephelus fuscoguttatus linkage group LG13, E.fuscoguttatus.final_Chr_v1 DNA region contains:
- the LOC125899798 gene encoding uncharacterized protein LOC125899798 encodes MPIKVCALAAALSDHPDRQFVDFLISGLTHGFHPGMEVLPNFSHTCHNLQSALTEPDTVDTLLAKEVTEGFMIGPFDHPPFPVFRISPIGVATRKYSGKKRLIIDLSSPHGSDIPSINSLIPSPDFSMQYATIDHAMALIRLAGHGAWLSKADITSAFKVLPIHPDFWCYFGVCWKGAYYFSVRLTFGCKSSPKIFDSLSEALCWILSNNYRLPYVLHLLDDFLVVTPPSSPPRHGLTTLTSAFSDLDVPLSEEKTSGPGTSIEFLGITLDSMSFQPSLPLDKVQRISLLLSNYLLTDRCTKRQLLALLGHLNYTIRIIPQAKSFPSQLLTKAASIPSLHDHVVLDDTCKTEMRMWQQFLSSWNGISFFYDDFITHPEDIQLYTDAAPSVGFGGYYGGRWFAAVWPSEFESRDTESRSPSSALYELYPVIIATLIWGHEWSKKCITIHSDNTAVVDIINKGRSRSPAIMPFTRRLTLISAQHQFILRASHIPGHHNAIADSLSRFSFQKFRCLAPDSDVHPTPIPPFSATIFS; translated from the coding sequence ATGCCCATCAAGGTATGTGCACTCGCTGCTGCTCTCAGTGATCACCCTGATAGGCAGTTTGTCGATTTTCTCATCTCTGGCTTAACTCACGGTTTTCACCCTGGCATGGAGGTGCTTCCTAATTTTTCCCACACATGTCACAATCTTCAATCCGCTCTCACTGAGCCCGACACTGTTGACACGTTATTGGCAAAAGAGGTCACTGAGGGATTTATGATAGGCCCTTTCGATCATCCTCCTTTCCCCGTATTCCGTATCAGTCCCATCGGTGTCGCCACACGCAAATACTCGGGGAAAAAGAGGCTGATCATTGACCTGTCGTCCCCACACGGCTCCGACATCCCGAGCATCAACAGCCTTATTCCTAGCCCAGATTTCTCCATGCAGTACGCCACCATTGACCATGCCATGGCACTGATTCGTCTGGCGGGACACGGAGCATGGCTGTCTAAGGCTGATATCACGAGCGCATTCAAGGTCTTGCCCATTCACCCCGACTTCTGGTGTTATTTCGGTGTCTGCTGGAAGGGGGCTTACTACTTCTCCGTGCGTCTCACTTTCGGCTGCAAGAGCAGTCCCAAAATCTTTGACTCCTTATCCGAGGCTCTATGCTGGATCCTCTCCAACAATTACAGGCTCCCCTACGTCCTTCATCTCCTCGACGATTTTCTTGTCGTGACCCCCCCATCCTCACCTCCTCGCCACGGTCTCACTACACTTACGTCTGCATTTTCTGACCTCGATGTCCCTCTGTCCGAAGAAAAAACTTCAGGACCTGGCACATCCATTGAGTTTCTGGGCATCACTCTGGACTCAATGTCATTCCAGCCTTCACTGCCTTTGGATAAAGTGCAGCGCATCTCGCTGCTCTTGTCTAATTATCTTCTGACAGACAGGTGCACCAAACGCCAGCTGCTCGCTCTCCTCGGGCACCTCAATTACACCATCCGCATAATTCCACAGGCAAAATCTTTTCCTTCTCAACTGCTGACCAAAGCTGCATCCATTCCCTCTCTCCACGACCACGTGGTTCTGGACGACACTTGTAAAACAGAAATGCGCATGTGGCAGCAATTTCTGTCATCCTGGAACGGCATCTCATTCTTCTATGACGACTTCATCACCCATCCCGAGGACATTCAACTCTACACGGATGCGGCTCCCTCCGTAGGTTTCGGCGGGTATTACGGGGGGAGGTGGTTTGCTGCCGTTTGGCCCTCCGAGTTCGAGTCCCGCGACACAGAGTCACGCTCTCCCTCGTCTGCTCTGTACGAGCTGTACCCCGTGATCATCGCCACTCTAATCTGGGGGCACGAATGGTCAAAAAAATGCATCACTATTCACTCTGACAACACAGCAGTAGTAGATATAATCAATAAAGGCCGTTCCCGTTCCCCAGCCATCATGCCATTCACTCGCAGACTCACTCTCATCTCCGCTCAGCATCAGTTCATCCTCCGTGCATCTCACATTCCCGGTCACCACAACGCCATTGCTGACTCACTCTCCCgcttctctttccagaaattcaGATGCTTGGCTCCAGACTCGGATGTCCATCCCACACCAATCCCACCGTTTTCAGCGACCATATTCAGCTAA